From the Ilumatobacteraceae bacterium genome, the window GCTGACCGTCTCGTCGGTGTCGGTGCGGGTGGCCGTGATGGTCCAGCGGGCGTCGTCGGTCGACCACGATGCCGCGTCGACGTGGTGGTTGAAGCGGATGTGCCGCTCGATGTCGTACTCGTGGACGGTCTCGCGCAGATAGTCGAGGATCGCCGGGCCGTCGGCGATCGACTTCTCGTGCTTCCACGGTTTGAAGCTGTACCCGAGTGTGTGCATGTCGCTGTCGGAGCGCACGCCGGGATAGCGGAAGAGATCCCACGTGCCGCCGATGTCGGCGCGCCCCTCGAGGATCACGAACGAGCGGTCGGGGGAGGACGTCTGCAGGTGGTAGGCGGCGCCGATGCCGGAGATCCCGGCTCCGACGACGACGACATCGACATGTTCAACGGCCATGATCGGACGCTACTTGACCGACGGGTCAAGTGCGAGAGGCGGAACGACGCGACGTCGTAGGGTCAGGGCGACAGCGAGCCGGTGATCACCCCGACGACTGCGGCCCAGGCGGGGTCGGACGGCTCGATCAGATCCATGTGACCCGCACCGTCGACCTCGATCACGACGACCGCTCCGGGCAGCGTCGGGTCGACCGAGTAGCGCGGCGGGACCACGGTGTCCCGGACACCGACGACCGAGACCATCGTCGGGCCCGCGTCAAGCCGCGGCCGAGCTGCTGCGTACCGTTCGGGAACCTCGTCGGGTGCTCCGCCGAGCAGTTCCATGACCGCACCGTTGCCGAGCGGTGCGGCGGCCGCTCCGAGCAGATCGACGACCGCTCCCTGCCCGACGGCCACCACCGGCGTCACCACGGGGGAGGCTCCCGGCACGTCATCGGGGAGACCCGCCCGTCCGGCGGCCCACAGTGCGAGGTGCCCGCCGGCGGAGTGCCCGACGATCGCCACCCGGGTCAGGTCGAGCGAATGGTCGACCGACAGCGCTGCGAGCGCGTCGACGGCCGCGGCGACATCGGTCAGCGTGCCGGGCCAGCCGCCACCGGCATCACCCACGCGGCGGTACTCGATGTTCCAGACGGCGTGGCCCCGCTCGACGAGGTCGGTCGCGAGCGGGTCCATCAGCGACAGGTCGTAGGGGTTGCGCCAGAATCCGCCGTGGACGAGGACCACGACCGGCAGCGGACCGTCGACGCCGGTCGGGAGGTGGAGCTCGCCGAACTGTTCGGGTGCGTCGCCGTAGCTGTGCCGGATCATGCGTGCTCCCGTGGTCGTCTCATCGGAGTTCGCCTCCTTCGGTCGAATGGTGGCTTCGGATGGCATCGAGTTGATCGGTGCGGCGTCGTCGTCCGAGACGCTCGGCGCGCACGCCGACAGCAATCCCAGCAGGCTCGTTGTCGCCATCGCGAATCGAATCGGTCGCCAGGGTTCCACGACGACGGTTCGGAGCCCGACCCACCAACGGATCGGAGCGCGCGACGGGTCACCGGGACGTTCAGCTGCTCCTGCCGCGGAGCTTCCGTCACTCGGTCGTCATCCCGGTGAGCGGGTTCGCCGAACGCGATCCCCACGTCCCCCGGGACCCGGGCGAACGGTGCCGTGGGGGTGGTGGTGCGAGTCGTGGCGAGCCGTCCCGAGCGGTCACACTCGTGGCATGCCGACGTTTCCGAAGGACGCCTCGACCCACACCCAGCAGGCCAATGCGCCACGTGATCTCGGCATGGACCCGGCCGATTTCGAGCGGGCATCCCGTGGACTGGTCGCCCAGCACCCGACGGGAGTGATCGAGGGCGCGTGGGGCACCGCGTGGGACATCAACAAGTACGACTTCATCGAGCAGGGCGCGCCCAACCCCGACACGGTCAACCCGAGCCTCTGGCGCCAGGCACAGCTCAACAACATCCACGGTCTGTTCGAGGTCGCGCCGAAGGTCTGGCAGGCCCGCGGGTACGACATCTCGAACATCACGTTCATCGAGGGCGAGACCGGCTGGATCGTGATCGACCCCCTCACGGTCGAGGGCTGCGCTCGGGACTGTCTCCGGCTCGCCAACGACACGCTCGGCGAACGGCCGGTGACGGCCGTGATCTACACGCACTCGCACACCGACCACTTCGGTGGCGTGCTCGGCGTGACCACCCAGGAGGAGGTCGACGCCGGCCGCTGCCGCGTCATCGCCCCCGAACACTTCCTGCGTGAAGCGATCTCCGAGAACGTCATCGCCGGGTTCGCGATGGCCCGCCGTGCGCTGTACCAGTTCGGGCCACTGCTCCCCGCAGGGTCGCGTCAGCACGTCGACTGCGGCCTCGGCAAGGCGATCCCGCTGTCGCCGCCCGGCCTGATCGCGCCGACGGAGGACATCACCCACACCGGACAGGAGCTGATCGTCGACGGCGTGCGTGTGATCTTCCAGCTGACACCCGAGACCGAGGCGCCCGCGGAGATGAACTTCTTCTTCCCCGACCGCGGTGATGGCGGCGGGTGGCTGTGCATGGCCGAGAACTGCTCGCACAACATGCACAACCTGATCCCGATCCGCGGCGCCCAGGTGCGCAACTCGCTCGCCTGGTCGAAGTACATCGACGAGGCGATCGACCTGTTCGCCGATCGGACCTCGATCATGTTCGCGTCGCACCACTGGCCACGCTGGGGGAGCGACGACGTGCGCGGTTTCCTCGAGAAGCAGCGCGACATGTACCGCTACATCCACGACCAGACGATGCGGTTCGCCAATCACGGCCACACCCCGCTCGAGATCGCCGAGATGATCGAACTGCCCGAGGAGTACCGCACCGAGGCCCACACGACCGGTTACTACGGCCACCTCGCCCACAACGTGAAAGCGGTCTACCAGCGCTACCTCAGCTGGTACGACGGCAACCCGGCCAACCTCTGGAAGTTGCCGCCGACCGAGGTCGGTCGACGTTACGTCGACCTGGCCGGGGGAGCGGATGCGCTGCTCGCCAAGGCCCGTACGGCGTTCGACGAGGGCGACTACCGGTGGGTGGCCGAGCTCGTCGGACACGTGGTGTTCGACGATCCGACCAACACCGAGGCCCGTGAGCTCCAGGCCGACGCCTTCGAACAGATCGGGTACCAGAGCGAGTCGGCGACGTTCCGGAACGCGTTCCTCACCGGGGCACACGAACTCCGCCACGGGCACCCTCCCCGGAACCCGGCGATGCGTCGCGGCTACATGGAAGCGATGACCGTCGACCAGTTGATGGACGCGACTGCGGTCCGACTCAAAGCCGAAGAGGTGGGAGGCGTGCGCGTGTCGGTGAACCTCCGGTTCACCGACGTCGACGAGGAGTGGCGGACCCGCATCTCCAACCGCACGATGCAGACGGCACCGGGCTTCGCCGATGGAGCGGACGCGACCGTCGAA encodes:
- a CDS encoding alpha/beta hydrolase, encoding MATTSLLGLLSACAPSVSDDDAAPINSMPSEATIRPKEANSDETTTGARMIRHSYGDAPEQFGELHLPTGVDGPLPVVVLVHGGFWRNPYDLSLMDPLATDLVERGHAVWNIEYRRVGDAGGGWPGTLTDVAAAVDALAALSVDHSLDLTRVAIVGHSAGGHLALWAAGRAGLPDDVPGASPVVTPVVAVGQGAVVDLLGAAAAPLGNGAVMELLGGAPDEVPERYAAARPRLDAGPTMVSVVGVRDTVVPPRYSVDPTLPGAVVVIEVDGAGHMDLIEPSDPAWAAVVGVITGSLSP
- a CDS encoding alkyl sulfatase dimerization domain-containing protein; this encodes MPTFPKDASTHTQQANAPRDLGMDPADFERASRGLVAQHPTGVIEGAWGTAWDINKYDFIEQGAPNPDTVNPSLWRQAQLNNIHGLFEVAPKVWQARGYDISNITFIEGETGWIVIDPLTVEGCARDCLRLANDTLGERPVTAVIYTHSHTDHFGGVLGVTTQEEVDAGRCRVIAPEHFLREAISENVIAGFAMARRALYQFGPLLPAGSRQHVDCGLGKAIPLSPPGLIAPTEDITHTGQELIVDGVRVIFQLTPETEAPAEMNFFFPDRGDGGGWLCMAENCSHNMHNLIPIRGAQVRNSLAWSKYIDEAIDLFADRTSIMFASHHWPRWGSDDVRGFLEKQRDMYRYIHDQTMRFANHGHTPLEIAEMIELPEEYRTEAHTTGYYGHLAHNVKAVYQRYLSWYDGNPANLWKLPPTEVGRRYVDLAGGADALLAKARTAFDEGDYRWVAELVGHVVFDDPTNTEARELQADAFEQIGYQSESATFRNAFLTGAHELRHGHPPRNPAMRRGYMEAMTVDQLMDATAVRLKAEEVGGVRVSVNLRFTDVDEEWRTRISNRTMQTAPGFADGADATVELDREVIIRIATGESTAAEQVETGRATVTGDHAAFTVLFEHLDVFMSMFPIVEP